The Enteractinococcus fodinae genome has a segment encoding these proteins:
- a CDS encoding ectoine synthase, which yields MFIRSIDDVPKIEWGQGTSQRILTKKDGMGFAVAHTVVRKGTEAALQYRHHLEACYCIGGRGYVLTADRQTRFEITPGVIYVLDEHDAHYLQGGEDEDLILVSIFNPPINGDEAHELVEGGFSSYGPTED from the coding sequence ATGTTCATCCGTTCTATCGACGACGTCCCAAAAATTGAGTGGGGTCAGGGCACCAGCCAGCGCATTCTGACCAAAAAAGACGGCATGGGATTTGCTGTTGCACACACCGTGGTGCGCAAGGGCACCGAGGCCGCCCTGCAGTATCGTCACCACCTCGAGGCCTGTTATTGCATCGGTGGGAGGGGTTATGTGCTCACCGCTGACCGTCAGACCCGTTTCGAAATCACCCCTGGAGTCATCTACGTACTAGACGAACACGATGCCCACTACCTGCAGGGCGGCGAGGATGAGGACCTGATTCTGGTGTCCATTTTCAACCCGCCGATCAACGGCGACGAAGCACACGAACTCGTCGAAGGTGGATTCTCCTCCTACGGCCCGACCGAGGACTGA